From the Platichthys flesus chromosome 6, fPlaFle2.1, whole genome shotgun sequence genome, one window contains:
- the meak7 gene encoding MTOR-associated protein MEAK7 produces the protein MGNTESVVVQKRMARFRPEERPVVEGVFNRLQGGAGGPAGAPEKTPAGKTLTLEMLQSSMGSLAPDSMIKRVYQCLCGIDPGLASPAASGKTSSSAASGVGREQMVMFLADTLRGTAEERAPLVMAMSRPGAEAAVTREQVAEFLQDLISAVVQILVHRGRLQGWKPERMGDVSRGVELLAEQMCSELKPAEEGGCDVSCLEDWIFRVSQVSLYLELLVAEGLNVSLSGRPAPTLLPPCRDTPWKDLKCLLDLPTIMFLAPQLPDSYSAPWRLVFSTQLHGESFTRMVSGLTKHGPTLLLVRDSKGHAFGGFASHSWDVKPQFQGDSRCFLFTVLPRLRVYTATGYNQHFMYLNQNQQTMPNGLGMGGQHGYFGLWLERDFGRGHSRARPRCTTYGSPQLSGEEDFTVDSVEVWAVGKPPEPEEDEEVDGKKKKSVLDVDPELQAMMEMSGKTLHSQGLREPEEDDEH, from the exons ATGGGCAACACGGAGAGCGTGGTGGTCCAGAAGAGGATGGCCCGCTTCCGCCCTGAAGAGCGGCCTGTGGTGGAGGGGGTGTTCAACCGGCTccaggggggggcggggggcccGGCAGGAGCCCCTGAGAAAACGCCAGCAGGGAAGACTCTCACACTTGAGATGCTGCAG tCCTCGATGGGCAGCCTGGCACCAGACTCCATGATTAAGAGAGTCTACCAGTGCTTGTGTGGCATCGACCCAGGTCTGGCATCGCCTGCAGCCTCTGGGAAGACGAGCTCCTCCGCTGCGTCTGGAGTCGGCCGTGAGCAGATGGTCATGTTCCTGGCTGACACCCTGCGGGGAACGGCGGAGGAACGGGCTCCTCTGGTCATGGCCATGTCCCGGCCTGGAGCAGAGGCAGCCGTCACACGTGAGCAGGTCGCAGAG TTCTTGCAGGACCTAATCTCTGCTGTAGTTCAGATTCTGGTCCACAGAGGGCGCCTGCAGGGCTGGAAGCCGGAGAGAATGGGTGACGTCTCCCGGGGGGTCGAGCTCCTGGCAGAGCAGATGTGTTCTGAACTCAAACCTGCAG AGGAAGGAGGTTGTGATGTTTCCTGTCTGGAGGACTGGATCTTCAGGGTCTCCCAGGTCTCCTTGTACCTGGAGCTGCTGGTAGCTGAAGGACTGAACGTGTCTCTGAGTGGACGGCCggcccccaccctcctccccccctgcaGGGACACACCCTGGAAAGATCTCAAGTGTCTCCTGGACCTTCCCACCATCATGTTTCTGGCCCCACAG TTGCCAGACagctacagcgccccctggaggcttgTGTTTTCCACACAGCTGCACGGGGAGAGCTTCACCAGGATGGTGAGCGGCCTGACGAAGCACGGCCCGACGCTGCTGCTGGTCAGAGACTCCAAGGGCCACGCGTTCGGGGGCTTCGCCTCCCACAGCTGGGACGTCAAGCCCCAGTTCCAGG gtgactCCAGATGCTTCCTGTTCACTGTGCTCCCCCGACTCAGAGTCTACACAGCAACAGGATACAACCAGCACTTCATGTACCTCAACCAGAATCAGCAGACCATGCCCAACGGACTG GGTATGGGGGGGCAGCATGGCTACTTCGGCCTGTGGCTGGAGAGGGACTTTGGCCGCGGTCACAGCCGGGCCCGACCCCGGTGCACCACGTACGGCAGCCCGCAGCTCTCCGGGGAGGAGGACTTCACCGTGGACTCAGTGGAGGTGTGGGCGGTCGGAAAACCCCCGGAACCcgaggag GACGAGGAGGTGGacggaaagaagaagaagagcgtcCTGGACGTGGACCCAGAGCTCCAGGCCATGATGGAGATGTCGGGGAAGACGCTGCACAGTCAGGGCCTCAGGGAGCCGGAGGAGGACGACGAGCACTGA